In a single window of the bacterium genome:
- a CDS encoding P-II family nitrogen regulator, which yields MKKIEAYIRPFKLDEVKDALTGIGIKGMSVSEVKGFGRQRGHKEMYRGSEYTVDFLPKIKIEVVLKDSELENAIDAIVESAGTGRLGDGKIFVFDVTDAIKIRTGESGESIL from the coding sequence ATGAAAAAAATCGAAGCGTATATCAGACCGTTCAAACTTGACGAAGTGAAAGACGCCCTGACCGGAATAGGCATAAAGGGTATGTCTGTTTCTGAGGTCAAAGGTTTCGGCCGGCAGCGCGGTCACAAAGAGATGTACCGCGGCAGCGAATACACAGTCGATTTTCTGCCGAAGATCAAAATCGAAGTGGTTTTGAAAGACAGCGAGCTCGAAAATGCCATTGATGCCATTGTGGAAAGCGCCGGAACAGGGCGGCTTGGCGACGGGAAGATTTTTGTTTTCGATGTTACTGACGCTATAAAGATTCGTACCGGCGAAAGCGGCGAGTCGATTCTGTAA
- a CDS encoding arginine repressor: MTGKKRRQAAIREILTASYGSTQEKIKEALDQRGIQTSQSSLSRDLREMGAVKIPTVDGKLVYRLGASYELNDLGKAMKAFSTGYEPVGNFLVIRTATGNAPGLCVILDRQHWPEIVGTVAGDDTILVIAHTARDIESVIDKLEKSIGEEK, encoded by the coding sequence ATGACCGGAAAAAAACGACGACAGGCGGCAATCAGGGAAATACTGACGGCCAGTTATGGTTCGACACAGGAAAAAATCAAGGAAGCTCTTGATCAACGGGGTATTCAGACCAGCCAGTCTTCATTATCCCGCGATCTCAGGGAAATGGGAGCGGTGAAAATCCCCACCGTGGACGGCAAGCTTGTATACAGGCTCGGCGCTTCATACGAGCTCAATGATCTCGGAAAAGCCATGAAGGCGTTTTCAACCGGATATGAACCGGTGGGTAATTTCCTCGTTATCAGGACAGCCACCGGGAACGCTCCCGGATTGTGCGTAATCCTCGACCGTCAGCACTGGCCCGAGATAGTCGGAACCGTTGCGGGAGACGATACCATACTGGTTATCGCTCATACAGCCCGTGATATTGAATCTGTTATCGATAAACTTGAAAAATCCATCGGAGAGGAAAAATAA
- the argC gene encoding N-acetyl-gamma-glutamyl-phosphate reductase translates to MIRVGILGASGYTGARLAYYFSRHPQVKIVYVTSRSEKGKALSDLYGNLRGLCDVPFSDPADVKDTVIDLLFACAPDQTSMSVVPEFYDRGVAVIDLAGDYRMDTAESYERWYGKPHVSPQYIEKRVFGLTELYRDRVKAAKLVSNPGCYPTSVILGLAPLLREGIIDCSGIHVNSVSGISGAGREFKPFKLFYEADSNVMPYALGRRHKHVGEMEQELTKIAGEVCTVTFAPHVVPMKTGIVSTILAKLRKPVTKKDLDDLYREAYDSEFFVRYYSDRIPESKFVADTNFCDIGLNLAEGTDRIIVVSTICNLGKGASGQAVQNMNVMFGFDEKEGLL, encoded by the coding sequence ATGATTCGCGTAGGAATATTAGGCGCTTCCGGATATACCGGCGCCAGGCTGGCATATTATTTCTCACGGCATCCACAGGTGAAGATTGTGTATGTGACGTCCCGGAGTGAAAAGGGTAAAGCGCTGTCCGACCTGTACGGGAATCTGCGCGGGTTGTGTGATGTGCCGTTTTCAGACCCTGCGGATGTTAAGGATACCGTGATCGATCTTCTTTTTGCCTGTGCTCCTGACCAGACCTCGATGAGCGTTGTTCCGGAGTTTTATGACAGGGGAGTCGCGGTGATCGACCTCGCCGGTGATTACCGTATGGATACGGCGGAATCGTACGAACGCTGGTACGGGAAACCGCATGTTTCCCCGCAGTACATTGAAAAAAGGGTGTTCGGTCTGACCGAGCTGTACCGTGACCGGGTCAAAGCGGCGAAACTGGTCTCCAATCCCGGATGTTATCCCACATCGGTGATTCTCGGTCTCGCGCCGCTTCTCAGGGAAGGGATAATCGATTGTTCCGGTATCCATGTCAATTCGGTGAGCGGTATCAGCGGAGCGGGAAGGGAATTCAAGCCGTTCAAGCTTTTTTACGAGGCCGATTCGAACGTGATGCCTTATGCCCTCGGACGCCGTCACAAACATGTGGGCGAGATGGAGCAGGAACTGACCAAAATCGCGGGCGAGGTGTGTACTGTCACCTTTGCACCCCATGTTGTGCCCATGAAAACGGGGATCGTTTCCACAATACTGGCGAAGCTCAGGAAACCCGTGACGAAAAAAGACCTTGACGATCTCTACCGTGAGGCTTACGATAGTGAGTTCTTCGTCAGGTATTACAGCGACAGGATTCCCGAGAGCAAGTTTGTGGCGGACACGAACTTCTGCGATATCGGTCTTAATCTGGCCGAGGGAACCGACCGGATAATAGTGGTGTCCACTATCTGTAATCTCGGAAAGGGAGCATCAGGTCAGGCGGTGCAGAATATGAATGTCATGTTCGGTTTCGATGAAAAAGAGGGCCTGCTGTGA
- the argB gene encoding acetylglutamate kinase: MKRKVVVKMGGSTLDAENVLVEFAEAVRRVPPVNDVVIVHGGGKDIGRQLGKMGREFTFIDGLRVTDDEVIDVVEMVLSGLVNKWIARAMGKIGLRAVGISGTDLGMFHATKMVVKSGDLGYVGAIEEVNIELLEILLSHEVVPVVSPISIGPGYRAYNVNADHAACRLAEEWKADDLIYITDVPGIKIGGEIRPVIRVDDVERLIDSGEITGGMIPKVMSSAAAVKEGVSRVHVIGWKGPDSIVDSLDESKHWGTVIE, from the coding sequence GTGAAAAGAAAAGTCGTTGTAAAAATGGGGGGATCGACCCTCGATGCCGAGAATGTTCTTGTGGAGTTCGCGGAGGCGGTCAGACGGGTGCCACCGGTGAATGATGTGGTTATCGTTCACGGCGGCGGTAAAGACATTGGCCGTCAACTCGGAAAGATGGGCAGGGAGTTTACCTTTATCGACGGGCTCCGGGTGACCGATGACGAGGTCATCGATGTCGTCGAGATGGTTCTTTCGGGCCTCGTCAACAAGTGGATTGCACGGGCGATGGGGAAAATCGGCCTCCGAGCGGTGGGCATCAGCGGAACTGATCTCGGGATGTTCCATGCCACCAAGATGGTTGTCAAGAGTGGAGACCTCGGGTATGTCGGGGCTATCGAGGAGGTCAATATCGAGCTTCTGGAGATTCTCCTGTCCCATGAGGTCGTACCCGTTGTGTCGCCCATTTCCATCGGACCGGGATACCGGGCATACAATGTCAATGCCGATCATGCGGCATGCAGGCTGGCTGAGGAATGGAAAGCCGATGATCTCATCTATATCACCGATGTCCCCGGTATAAAAATCGGCGGCGAAATCAGGCCGGTCATTCGTGTGGACGATGTCGAACGGCTGATCGATTCCGGTGAAATAACCGGCGGAATGATACCCAAGGTCATGAGTTCCGCCGCAGCCGTAAAAGAGGGTGTGAGCCGTGTGCACGTTATCGGCTGGAAAGGACCGGACAGCATTGTCGATTCGCTCGACGAAAGCAAGCACTGGGGAACGGTTATCGAATAA